From Planktothrix serta PCC 8927:
ATTGGAGAAAAGGAAGTTAATAGTTTACGAGAACAAGAAGCGATCGCTCGTGAATATTTACTTAAATATGACCCTAGCGATCGCCAAACTCACATTGAGCCGGGTTATTTCTTTTAGGAATAGGCAATAGGCAATCTTGCTATAGGCAATAGGTAATAGGCAATAGGCAATAGGCAATAGGCAATAGGTAATAGGTAATAGGTAATAGGTAATAGGTAATAGGTGATAGGCAATAGGCAATAGGCAATAGGCAATAGGCAATAGGCAATAGGGAAGGGGGAGTAATTAATAATTGTTGATGTTTAATAGTAATAATTAGTCCCCCCTCGCCTTGCAGGAGAGGGGGTTAGGGGGAGAGGTCATACAAATTTTGGGAGAAAATGAAACAGCCCTGCTCCCTAACTCTACCAATATTTGTGTAACACTTGTTCCAACTGCGTTACCGACATCCGGGGGGAGGGGCGAGGAATGCGTTGTTCAATGTTATCAATATCACTGGATTTAAACAGCACAGGAATTTCATATTGATAGGTTTGAAACCAATC
This genomic window contains:
- a CDS encoding glutaredoxin family protein; its protein translation is MTLILYSKPDCHLCEGLQEKIEKIQASSQTLGEFQLEIRDITTREDWFQTYQYEIPVLFKSSDIDNIEQRIPRPSPRMSVTQLEQVLHKYW